The sequence aaacaataatcAGTTTCAACTTCCAAAAACTTTGCTGTTCAACTAATAAACGGACCACATAATATAAAAGTACATTGCTTCACTAGCCATATTCCAGAGGAATTATAATGATGCTTTTCTACCAGTATCCAAATAATCTTCCAGCATGCTAAAAGACTACCAATATGAAGAAGCTAAGCTTGCTCTCACTGGACAAATAAATACTCAAAAGTGCAAAAACATATTCCAACTACCGAAGATGAATTTCTGCCGATGAACATAGGCAGAATTTAATGCCTCAGAAGAGGCTACCTCTAGGTCACCATAAATTAACACTAAAAATGCTATAGCCTATCAAACTATCAAACACAGACGTTTTTAAATATTGAAGGTGGCCTTGATTCTAAATCTTTGGCTTATACTCCCCACTCTGACTCCATGAGCTATACTTAGATGCTGACAAGCCTACTACAATCAAAGAGCTGAGAATTTGTACCCCTATTAAGAATTTAGGACTTTTTAGTGCATGCACTTCTGTTAAATCCAGGAAGCTGCTGGAACGTATTAGTTTTGAAACTTGCTTTAACTGAACACAACCCATATGAAGATAAAATACCAGCTGCTAAACCAGCGATTGGAGAGGTAAAAGGCATCAATGATGCCTttactaaaaaagaaaacaaggCTACACACATCACATTCTGAGTCATGAAACCGCAAACAGTCAAACACTCCTCCTCAATGCAGCAACCTAAATTTCTCCCTCCAGCTACCTTAACAGAATACGTAAGTGGTGTTCCCTGATTTCCTATTCTGAGGACATAAAGAAGTCTTCTTATGACCTACTTGCTTAATATGTATGCAATGTGAGTATGCAACTGCTGTCATTAACCACTGAAGTTGATCCTACATAGCAGGAGCCAGGAAGAAACAAATAGACAAGATTctgtaaaaataacatataaaaaacaCAATCTATAGTAGAAAACATTATACATGGAACAGGGATAAAAACCAGCAGGATGACTCACTAAGAATGCTCTCTTCTCTATAGATTATTGGTTGATGCTCTTCTTCCTAAACCACCTCAGTGGACTTCTCCCACTATTCGCTAACTCTAAATGGACAAGAATCCCATGTCAAACAAACTCATAAAACCCGTTGTAATGACTCGAGCTCCTAAGACTAGAAAGGAACTTCCCAAATCTAAATCATTCACTAACCACAAacaaattatcatatttacatCATCTCACCCTACTCTCAGCCTATCCACCCAAtagaagaaatattttaaagaaatagaAGAAAAGATATGGTCACaaaaaaaatggacattttCTTAAGGAAACGGATCTTGCTAAAACATTCATGCCATAAAGACATTGATAACCATAAATTTACCTGACATATATAGTTTGAAAAGTATCCTTAGTTACAGaaattatttaaggaaaaattagagaaaatatataaatcaaaatccaaGAGCATCAGACCATCAAACGACCCAACAAAATTTGAAACATCAGACCATCAAACGGACCCCGAATTTAGAATTGCACAATTTGAAACATCAAATGACCCAACAAAATTCAATCTTCGCCCAGAATAAACCCATCGAACGAATTGGGAAAACCCAAAATTGCAAAATCCGAAACAAAACTTACCAGGACTtcttaattcatcaaaaaaGTAAACGAATTTATGAAAACCACAGAACATTTTcgagggaaaagggtcaaaccTGATGGATTGGAGGGTACATAGAATTGGTACAAACAGGGCATTCAAGAAGCTCATGAACGCTAGTCGCTGGATGAATTGCAATTCCCCCATTATTTCCTTCACACAAGATACTGCTTCCGTTGTTGTTCTTGTGGGTCGTCGTCTTTGAGGACGAAAACTGAGAACGAATGATATGTGGATGAAGTTGTGGAATCTCATCTTCCTCTATACCATCAGAAGATGATACACATTCAATGCTATCAAACTCCATTCATTCAACAAAAATGTATTCAATTCTTGATTCAATCAAAATCAAGAACTGATGATAACAAAtcctctttttgagtaaattttgTGGAATTATTGAGGGGTTTTCGTTGGGGTGTNNNNNNNNNNNNNNNNNNNNNNNNNNNNNNNNNNNNNNNNNNNNNNNNNNNNNNNNNNNNNNNNNNNNNNNNNNNNNNNNNNNNNNNNNNNNNNNNNNNNNNNNNNgggggggggggggggggtctcTATACTATAAACAAttgtttgattttcaaaaagagGAAAACAGAGGAGCGGGATGGTGGGGAGGTGGGTTTGGAATTTGTCTTTGGGGAAGGTGGAAAAAGGACGGtgctttttccctttttttatttttatcaaattaaataattaatttaagtacATTATATATCAATGATCTATCTTTATtctatttcaagtttaaaatattaacttaTCATTTCTTAGGTTAAATCGACAAGATTTTAAATAgattatcttttaaatttacCGAATATGGATATTAGTAGCTGAGAAGTTaaagttttttccttttttcaacTCTAAGATATAGATAGAAAGACTCAACTTATTTCAGgtatttaattaaatacatGTAAGTCAATATCATGATTTAATTAAACCAATTGAAAATTAGTGCCTCGTAGCTTTTACTGATTTTTCTAAAACATAGCACTGTAGTGTTGgtaattttcatttattcaattttgACAAACATAATGTGTATTTGATTAGCTTTATGAATAAGCGATCTATTTAttgtaacaaaaaaagaaattagttCATAATAAATTAGAAATCAAATCTAAGCATTCTACTCCATTTAAAAAAACATGGAGGTCCACAAAGTATTGAAATTTAGTTTTGTAATTAGTGGAATAAAAGCAAGACTTTGGTTAAACGCTACTTAAAAGTGGATTACTACTTAGTAGTAGCATAttggcttttttttttctttttcatttttgtatttaCTCTATTTGGGCATTTGACTTTTTCACTGCACTTATTGGCTcaagaaagaaaagaataaaccCATCATGCTTTAGAAAAGGGGAACCATGTAAGAACTCACAAGTGTCAAATACAGCatcatatactttttttattttttatttttgaatttagaaAGTTTCACAattgaattttatgtgtttcGCGATGTACGAGATCTTTCCTCTGcctaaaatttaaagtttgagtGGATCAATTAATTGCTacgtttaaattattttatcgaatatttattattttttagtaacTAAGCTTTTTTATTAAGCATATAGTATGATATTTGAATCATACTATATGCTTTTCTGATGTCAAACATGAGAATAGATGGGATGAGATAAGTCATATTAATGGAGGGTTTCATTCTTAGCCTTTGAAGAAGAATTAAAAAGAATAGTGACATACATACAGGATAAGATAATTACCAACTTTTGACAGCTTACTTTTAGTTGGTAGTTGCCTCTGCATAGTTGTTGCAATCTTATTCAATAATAATTacaactcttttttttcttacatcAATCCCTGACTTTTTCATTTGAGGTTCATGCATCCTTAGTTTAAACATGTGCTGGCACATGTGATATCAGTTCatgagttaaaagaaaaattacttcacatataagtTGGTTTTGGAACATAAGAATGGTCAGGGATAGAATCATCAAAGCCTTGGTGGACAGTTAAAACACTACATGTGCTGGTGTTAATTAACAAGTATCCGGTAAAATTAGTCGCAATGCCTAcgttaaaagaacaaaatggtCAGAAATAAAACTGATTTCTCTAAATGCAATAAGCCACGAGAAAGGAACCAACAATCAATctatcaaaaattaataatatgtttTGTCTAGAAGTTGTACAGTATCATCAGACACAGAATCACATCATCCCATACCCTTTACTGCTTTGTAAGTTCAGTATGATATTGTGTTGATTGAATGACTGTATATCCGAGTACATGGTTAACCTGAAAATTCTTTCCTCCAAAAATACTGCAGATTCTCTCTTCGATATTATCACAAGTTAAGGTTAAGAAGAGTAACACATGCAATGCTGTAAAACCATAGAGATTGACAAAGCTTCTCCTCGTTTATTGGAAATTTTTTGAGTTCCAATGTATAATGTAGTAAAAATTTACAATTTGACACAACCTAAAAGCTAAGCAGATGTGGGACAGAACAAGAAAAACAATGTTTTGAACCACCAGGACCAACCTTATATTACAAACAAAATACAACACCTAGAACAATGTCAAGAACCTATGAGCGAAAAAGTAGCGTTGAGTCATTAACTTACCACTGATTTGGAAAGGCTTCACGATAATTTGAATCCTCAGCCACCGTTAACTGTCGTACTGTTGCATCTCTAACACGGGCGTTTAGAAGCCTTTGACCCAATCTATCTTTGGcagtttctttcttttttaacatAGATGCCAGAGTTTCTTTCTTACTCGTGGACGAAGATTTAGATAAAGACGATCTATCCTGATCTTCTCCAGCATGTAAGGATCTTGAGGTGGACGCCAGTGCAGCATCACGTAGAACTTCTTGATTATGTTCTCGAACTTTTGCAAGCTTTGCCCGCTTCAAAATCTGTTTGTCCTGCTCTCTCTTCTTTGTCTCCTCTCTATCTCTTTGTCGGACATTTTTTACAGCCTGCTTGGCTAATTTTTCCACAAGTTTATCATCCAAATCATGTATTTTCTCCGCTACTGAAGGGCATGCATTGATGGGCTCTTGCTGATCCACCAACTGTGCAGCCTGATCTTCTATTGATGAGCCTGTATCAATTGGTTTGCCTTCGTCATCTCGAGGAATAATAGGTCCATGAAATGGACAAATTTTCAAATCTCTCCTCTGACAAAGTTCTCCATTTCGCAAAGGGGCTCGACATGGTTGGATTTCAACAGGGTCTTCCCTATAAACAGTTGCATGGACTTTTAATTCTGCAATTTTTTCAGCAGGAATCACCGCATCATGGTCCACCCTACCCCAGTGGCCGTCAAGATCTAATCCTCTTTGGTTCGCCAAAGCATCCCTGCTGGTTGATCCCCAATCATCCAGGAAAGAACCCCACTTCATAACGGGAGCTTCAGCTAAAAGCTTGCCTCTAGAGGTGTCAGTTTCACTGCCACCTTTGGCCTCCTGCAACTTCTCCTTTCCCTTAAGACTAACATTACTACATTCAGGAGCTTCAACTCTCATTCCATTAAAATTCAGATTCAAGGAACAATCCTCACCTTGGTCAGGcattttaaacaattttccATTTTCTGGTTCCACATTACCCTCTTCCCATATGTCTTCATCCTCGACACTTCTAGTTTTAGGCAGAGTACAACCAGATTCTTCACATTTTTTCTTCACTGATTTGAGATGATTACGAATATCAATAAAATCCTTTAATATGGCGTCCCTGAAACTAGTGTCGGTTGTTTCCACTCTTATGAGAACAGAGATCCATTCTTGCAATGTGACCATATGGTTTGTTACTAGAACCTTGAATAGTTCCCTCAATGCATCAAATACAACTTCATTCTCACTGTCAACTTTAATCTTTTCCCCCTCCTTCAAGGAATCAAGACGGATTTGTCGGAGTTCAGAGTTGCGGAACTCCACAATATCTTCATCATCTAAAGAAGGCAACAATATATCTTCTTCGTCCTTTGTGCTTAAAATGTTCAAACACTCGCCAATTTCATCAACTGTTGACTGAATTTCATCTTTTATAGAAGCAAGGTTCTCCTTCAAGGTTTCAAACTTCTTCAGCAGGATCTCCTTTGTCCTCATCTCTCTTTCCCTCCTTTCCTGCCGAATCCTAGCTGCATTTGCTTGcaaatttggaaattgaaagCGGAGGGTGTTCTTCAAATAGTCATACCCCAGCCTGAGCTGCCTATAATGAATACCAAATGAAGAATTCCACTTCTCTAAGAACTCAATTGCTTTGGGGCGTAATACAGAAGCAACAGAGGCAGGAGGCGGAAGCGGCAGATTCCTTCTGAAGCCAACACTTAATGTGAGTAACTGATCCAAGTTCTCGACAACAATAGTTCTAAAAAGCTTTGAGCGCATAAAGAGTTCATCTATTATGAGAAGAGCGAGATATCGTACCTGTCAAGAGAAACCCATAAAACAAGTTACCATCAGGAGACGATGCACAAATATGTCAATTTATTTCTATACATGATGGGATGAAtgtagcttagcaccgattTTTAATCCTATCACAAGAAATAGTTTGTAAATCAGGAAAATATCCTAGACCATAACTGGAGAGTAACCATGCACTATATTCTCTTGGAGGAACTGATTACATAATTGAATGTCATACACACCACTTAATAGAAAAATCATCTAGGTAAGTGCTTCAACTCAAATTCTAATAAAGTTCTCTTGAAAAGAAACCAATAATGTACTACCGCATCGTTCATTATATATCATCTCAGACTTTAATATGCTTCTAAAGAGAAAACCTTTTACCTTGGATGATTAAGTGGCCAAATGTTTGAACTGTAAGTATTTATgagaagaacaaaaacaaaaaagattacACCAGGAAATTGGACTTCGTCCTAGCTATTCCCAACcaaaaccataaaaccaagtaTGGTGAAGGACTATATCATGAACCAGTTTTCATCTAAAGATCAAAGAGAGTTCTCCCGTCAAAGTACAACTAAACTAACATTTCTATCAATGACCAAAATAATCATTCCACTGGATTTATAACGATGTCCTCACTTAGTTCCCATAAAAATCACTCAACCCATCTGCAATAATTCTATATCTTATTTTAAATCCAACATGAAAATCTTCAATGCATTCACTTGCAAATAGAAAGCATTGACGGAGTATGTGTCAGCAATGAATGTTAAAACATCAGTTGGTATGAAATTCGAAATTCCTATGGTCTTCCACTCAGAAATTCCTGCTCTATTGATTTGCAGTGAAAAATGTCTTATTTTTCTGGCAACCAATAGAACTGATAAACATTTAGCTGCATCgataactaaaaatattcaGCTAGGCATTTGTCTTAATCAGTCAACTAAACCTCAATCCAAACTAGTTGGTGTTGGCTATATAAATTCTCTATATCCATTTTTCTCTATTCAGACCTATTGCTTTCAAAACTGATAAATGGTCCTTCCAATCAAATTAGAGTTTCTCTAAAACAAGACATTCTCTACATCTTACGCCAAACACTTCTCTTCAAATCCTACATTTATCGCGGAGTCTGACCAAGCTGAAAACGAAACCGAAAGGTCTCGGTATAAGCTGCTAGCTTAATTACCATAACAAGAAAAAGGTGCAGGTTCTTACTTACCATAGCATCAAAGATACAAACTTTGGAAAGCCCAAAATTACAACACCCTTTCTAGTTTATAAAGAACACCAATACTAAATAATTTGAGTTAAAAGATTAAATTAGGGTTTTAAGAAGGATTAGGGGTGAACGAACCTGAGAGTGGTCACGTTTCATGAGGGAAATTAGGGTTTNAAGAAAAAGGTGCAGGTTCTTACTTACCATAGCATCAAAGATACAAACTTTGGAAAGCCCAAAACTACAACACCCTTTCTAGTTTATAAAGAACACCAATACTAAATAATTTGAGTTAAAAGATTAAATTAGGGTTTTAAGAAGGATTAGGGGTGAACGAACCTGAGAGTGGTCACGTTTCATGAGGGAAATTAGGGTTTGCGCAGCGAGTCGGAGCTCGGAATCAGAGGAACGGACCACCGATTTGATGGATTTGAGAAGTCGGGGCTCCACTTCCGGTCTGGTGGAGTTGGTGGCTTTATCAATTAACCCTGCTACCaccattttatctttttcttcctCCATCGTCGTTGCCGGAGCTATCTCCAATTTCGTATCCGTAAatgaaaaattcaacaaaatttagGTTTATCTCATTCTACTATTCCTATTAGTCAAAACATTTATCTTGGAGAAGAGGGTTTCTTGcgtgtaattaattaattaatccctaactaacttTAACCACCAACAACTTCAGCCAAACGGTGTCATTTAGTTCTCACTTTTGGTGCAAACATAATTAAGGGGTGCCTTAACACCGAAAAAGaatttcatcataaaattttaatttgtatttagtttaaaatattgattcgtttcattaatttaattatattgatgGGTAAGTTATCTCATTAgaaattttttatcttataattATGAcgaaagttttgaattttttttagatattcaTTCGTTCTTGcattatttgtatttattcgCTATATTGTATCGATTGTTATCCATTGGTATTTATTCGAACTGATATATCAGCTATTATCAATTTATAGAACCTATATTTATTCGCTCAAATAATTGTATCAATGCATACAATCTTAATTGGTACGATCACAATAGGTTGTATGCATTTACTTAATTTTGCACGGTATACATAAATCGTTTGATAGAGTGTATAAAAATGTTGCTAAATAAAGTGTATtagtaatgcttgcattagCAATGCTTAGTTATGTTTGCATTAATTataaatagattatttttatgcattgtttggtttgatgcattACAAGTAGAATGCATTgcattgaaaaaattatttacaaagatACCCTTCACtattatgatgaaaaaaatatataaaaaaaagtattgagGGACAATTGAGTCTTCAATTGAGTTAATGCATCCATTAAAATCATTGCATTGTTAATACCTAGAAGTCCATGACATTAACAAtacacattttaataaataataacattaattatacataaattaaaaaagagtgTCAAACAAGATACTGAATACACAAAGCTgatgcatgcattattttttattttaaaggtaAAAAACAAAGTCACAtaccaacaacaaaaataaattatataataaaaaaaaaagtacaaaaatacaGTATTGCCgagaatataagtgaaatacaaaaatacaacaaaGATTTGCAAAAAGTTTTGAGGtccaaaattaaaacaaaaaatcatagaaatataaagatttgtcaaaaaaatctctttcaaaatacagaaatgaagtctaaaagtTAGAATGAAAAAGGCGAGAGGCAAGAGAGACGAGAGAATAAAGTATAGTTAAGAATAGTATTCTCGTCGttaaaaaagaacaatttttttttagtctgttttaaaaataataacatttatctttttttagcaatatttaatttcaacttttcacGTGATATTTTTAAGGTCACAAATATAAAAgctattttgatacatttgacataactttttaacttaaaaccacaaattaaaaaaatttcttttatcttttttctaaaCGAAAAAAgtagggaaacttacataaatatacaatattaagaaaatatttaccatttatagcaataataatttttttcacttgatcacttttaatacatctataatacaactttaattcgTATTACATAAAACAGTTtataaaacacatataatacaagtttaatacatatatattgcacacataattcacttttaatacatattgtaAATTTATcttagtattattatttattgctacaaataataataaatgaaaagtaTCACTAAAATTAGTAatcatttattaaaatgtattcattaaagtaatttttccaaaaaagtaTACATGTAAAATTCTGAATGTAATATGAAAGCCCGACTCAGATCCAAAAACAACAGCGCCCAATGTAGTGTACAGATCCAAATCTTTAGCCTTAGATCCAATTGAGTCCATATCACTAACCAATTGTGAAAGTTTGCACAACAAATATTTACGTGTATATCCAAGTtgtgaattaattattatatttgaaaaatctcaaatcataatttcaaatgccctaataatatttttagagaatttaaatttcatcttatcatgaaataaaataagCATAAAAACACATATCCGAACTCTTACGTATAAGAAAAGGAGAAACCCTTACATTTGAGCATGTACACACACCCCTCCACATGTTATCGTAAATTTGTACTTAGCTAGCGTTTGaccataaattttcaaatattcttgacaaatattatttgggtgaaAACTTGaatgaaatttcaccatgtgtttgtccatagtttttggaaaatatagttcacctttttagaaaaatatgatttatacccataagttttaaaaactatcaaaactaaccataagtttgtattacaagtcaattggatcttcgttataacaataacaaatagtatTCATGACACTAGAGCAATGTGGTAATTTGGAGTGAGTACAACAAGCATCATTCcatacatcgtgaagtagacAAAGCACATGACTTTTTTATCTTTAGCtgattgttcatcattttcatcaataaccatatcatcatttaacattCACTGAATACTTCATCACTACTTTGGTGTTaacgtaaaaaattatgcaatataACGCAAGCAACAACTATAGAGAGTGTTTTTgcaaaagataaaagtttgggataaaattttaatttataaaaaatcccaaataatgaaatttggaccaaatactagaaaaaactagtatttaaGAATTTgctatatttatcaaaaatatttataaaaaatatttatcaaataataacaaaGTGTATGAATAAACactatttattaaatttcttttcaaatatttatttgaaaaatctatAGCCAAACAGGCCGTTTTAAGGTTGCTAGGAATGTCTTTATTACAATGCTCAAATCAGCAATAAATGTTTTTTGGGACACCTATATTGTTGGtgacaaaacaaaaaaaaaccacTCATGGATTATTAGCTATGGATCAATAATATTGTACACTTGAGCACATGGTCTGTCAAATCCCACATGGGGGCTCTTTGTAAGAGATTGATGATtacttatttttctattttatcttcacatgatagatttttattttcatgtcaGGCGATAAATAGTGTACCATAACTTACGGATATTATTGTCCTGACTCCTTACCCTTAGAcacttgttcatttactttaaaAACATTATTGTTTTCAATGGGAACATGGAACATGCAACACTTTTCACattctaaaattaataatttaatctaTATATGTGTATTAAGTATATAAATTAGAATCTTCGGTTTTAGTTAGTATTAAAAATAGAAAGGTCTTTTAGATGCATGAA comes from Solanum pennellii chromosome 1, SPENNV200 and encodes:
- the LOC107009654 gene encoding UV-stimulated scaffold protein A homolog isoform X1, which codes for MEEEKDKMVVAGLIDKATNSTRPEVEPRLLKSIKSVVRSSDSELRLAAQTLISLMKRDHSQVRYLALLIIDELFMRSKLFRTIVVENLDQLLTLSVGFRRNLPLPPPASVASVLRPKAIEFLEKWNSSFGIHYRQLRLGYDYLKNTLRFQFPNLQANAARIRQERREREMRTKEILLKKFETLKENLASIKDEIQSTVDEIGECLNILSTKDEEDILLPSLDDEDIVEFRNSELRQIRLDSLKEGEKIKVDSENEVVFDALRELFKVLVTNHMVTLQEWISVLIRVETTDTSFRDAILKDFIDIRNHLKSVKKKCEESGCTLPKTRSVEDEDIWEEGNVEPENGKLFKMPDQGEDCSLNLNFNGMRVEAPECSNVSLKGKEKLQEAKGGSETDTSRGKLLAEAPVMKWGSFLDDWGSTSRDALANQRGLDLDGHWGRVDHDAVIPAEKIAELKVHATVYREDPVEIQPCRAPLRNGELCQRRDLKICPFHGPIIPRDDEGKPIDTGSSIEDQAAQLVDQQEPINACPSVAEKIHDLDDKLVEKLAKQAVKNVRQRDREETKKREQDKQILKRAKLAKVREHNQEVLRDAALASTSRSLHAGEDQDRSSLSKSSSTSKKETLASMLKKKETAKDRLGQRLLNARVRDATVRQLTVAEDSNYREAFPNQW
- the LOC107009654 gene encoding UV-stimulated scaffold protein A homolog isoform X2; the protein is MKRDHSQVRYLALLIIDELFMRSKLFRTIVVENLDQLLTLSVGFRRNLPLPPPASVASVLRPKAIEFLEKWNSSFGIHYRQLRLGYDYLKNTLRFQFPNLQANAARIRQERREREMRTKEILLKKFETLKENLASIKDEIQSTVDEIGECLNILSTKDEEDILLPSLDDEDIVEFRNSELRQIRLDSLKEGEKIKVDSENEVVFDALRELFKVLVTNHMVTLQEWISVLIRVETTDTSFRDAILKDFIDIRNHLKSVKKKCEESGCTLPKTRSVEDEDIWEEGNVEPENGKLFKMPDQGEDCSLNLNFNGMRVEAPECSNVSLKGKEKLQEAKGGSETDTSRGKLLAEAPVMKWGSFLDDWGSTSRDALANQRGLDLDGHWGRVDHDAVIPAEKIAELKVHATVYREDPVEIQPCRAPLRNGELCQRRDLKICPFHGPIIPRDDEGKPIDTGSSIEDQAAQLVDQQEPINACPSVAEKIHDLDDKLVEKLAKQAVKNVRQRDREETKKREQDKQILKRAKLAKVREHNQEVLRDAALASTSRSLHAGEDQDRSSLSKSSSTSKKETLASMLKKKETAKDRLGQRLLNARVRDATVRQLTVAEDSNYREAFPNQW